GTGCAGTGCAAAGTTTGCTCGGGAACGTTCAAGCGGTCCGACTGCTTGATGCGACATATGCGCACAAAACACCGGTAAGTGATATGGGTTAATTCGCAAACACTTAAATCGCTTACTTTGCGATTAAGTTAATACTTGTTGGTTAACTTCAAATCTAAGAGACTTAAAATAATTGTATATTGGAAAATATTCGATGCGATAAAAATGGATTATATAAGCTTGTTctgctggtttgttttgggtCTACAAGATAATGTTTTCACCTACATTGGGAACCTCATTGGCATGCTACAGCATGTAGAGCAGAAGCTGCTGATCGATGAACACCATAGAAACCGCACCGTTTGAACTAgtataaaatttatattatatcCTTTCCTgggattgttttatttaggTTTATAAATTGCCGGCAAAAATACTATGTTCAAATTGACCACAAACGTTTTTGAGCTATGATGTTTTCTAACTTTTAATCATACTTTGGAGATTACCACGTATTGCGAGTACTGCACTATTTCGCTGTTTTGGCCTGTAATTTTGGATTGGAGTTTATCATGGACTTCCAGTAAAGTTTACGGTAAAGTAGATACTTCTAATAATAGATTTATTCAaagaaatctatttttttcaacataattAGGAGCCTCCCATGTTAATTCATTTGTGTGATacgaaaatgattttttttttaacgtgtACTGAATAAATGGTTTTCTTACCGTTTTTCACAAACAGtgattatttggaaaaaataatcgACGATACGGAGAAAGAGAAGATGGAAAAGCTGATGGCAAAGCGGGAAGCGGAAAAGGAAGCAACGGTGGAAATAGACGGTGCCGTCTACCAGATCACCACGATGGAGGATGGCCCCGCAAAAGAGGACGTCTACAGCACCAACCAAACGGTGGAAATGTTCGAAGTGGTAGAAATCCCGGCAAGCAATTCAAGCATGCCGCCAACCACATCGGTCCCATACGAACTGATACCGATCGTGGATGACACGGGTGCAGTTTTGGGCGAGAACGGTATAGTCGAGTTTATCGACTTGTCAAATGCAGCCCCGATACAGCCAAATGTTGCGACTATTAAAAAGGAAGTTGATTCGCTTAACAAATCCAAATCACCGGCAACGGCGACTGTCACTGCTCGACCAACACCAGCGGAACCGATCGTTACAAAGAAGGTCGATAAAATGGCGCATGAGGACAAATCGCCCAAGAAGAACGTTACAAGCTCCACAAAAccaaccggcagcagcagtggtaCGATGAAACTGAAGTTGGAAGATGCACCGATGCGTTCGCCAAAAGAATCACCGCCGAAAGCGGTCGCAAAGGTAACGAAAGAGATTCCCCGCACGAAGGAGGAACCCACCAAACAGGTAAAGCCGGTCACACTACCGACAGCAACAACCCGCCCGAAAGAAGCTAAAGCAAAGGTGATGGATGAGGTGAAAGTGAAGCGCAAACGTGAATCAAAAACGATCGGTTCGAAGCGTGCGCGCACGGATGAAGACACTATACCGATCTTCCTGAGCGATGATATGTTGGAGCGCAAAATTTCTGAACTGCTGCAGATGTTGATGGGGGATGAGATGTTGCGCAGTTTCGGCTGGCCGAAAGCACCGGTCGAGGAGGTGCTCGGGCGCGTTATTATGGGCTGCGGCCATCAGCCGGCAAAGGGTGAAGAGGTCGGTGATCATACGACGCGTATGCGCGAGAACACAAAGATTCTGTTTTCCGTCACGATGGACGATGAAGATATACGATCCTTGTTGAACAACCACACGGTTGATGAAGTTATCATGCAcgtgttaaaaaataaatagtccAGCAATATTGGGAGCACAATATCGGCTCGATGAATGCGGGGGCTCTTCTCAAAAAGCCTCGATTTGTTGATCTTCCGAGGTATCCGAGGTGCAATGGATTGAAGTTTGGCTAACTCCACACACAATAACGGCAATTTGTGGCCTTCTAAAGACCTTATACAGCAGTAAGGTTAGAGTATTCTTTTATTAACCTTTAAAGatttaacaatgttttaattatgcaCGATTATATTGATAAGAGTATACAATAAACACGAACTGAGCTAATTCCACAGGCGAAAGAGAAAGTTTGTTGGAATGTTTCGCAAAATGGTGTATAAATCACAGATTTTACAGGATTTTATTCAATTAGCCAGATTAGCCAGTGGGAAAAGAAACCATTTCTTTTAAGCTTTGGCATTCGGTTGCGGTATATTTGCTTCGCTACATGAACTTCAACGCAAGCATGCCTGCGAGTATAACCACCTCCATTACGATGATCATGATCAAGATGAGCTTATTGTACAGCACGTTACGTTTCATCGCACGGATGATGGCACCGGATTTGCTAAGATCGTCATTGGCGCTCTCCAGACGACGTTGGCTACGTAGCAGAGATTCGCGCTGCACTTCAAGTTCGTTAATTACCTAAAATAAATGAGTGGGTAAGTAAGTGGGTTGCGATGTAATGAAAGCACTACTCACTTCATGACCCGTATGTTCCGTCTCGATGGCAATCTGATTCGAACGGGCCAGACTGGCAGACGTTCGTTCTAATATTTGCCGGCCCTGTAGAACCTGCTGCCGGTGATGATCGTTCCAGTCAAAATCGGCCATCCTGCTTGATcaaattgtgttgttttatccAGCAGATTGGTGTAGAAATGCGTCGAAGTTGTACTgctttgttattgtttcggAACGTTTGTATACTTTCGTTTGTCACCCTGTGCTGTCACAGAAGTGATGTTTGCACGTCAATTTCATTCGTCGATGTTTGTGTAGGAAAAGATGTTTAATACATTATCGTAAGTAATTAACAGTGTACAAGCGTTTTAATGAATAAAGCCGAGGCACAAGTTGCTAAAGAAACTTTCATTCAACGGAAAATGTTTATAtccgttttatttgtttgtgtttgtgtccgtTTTATTCATATAGCGAAATAAAGCCTTTTCAACTGTTTCAACGATTGTCTTCCATCTCGCTCATCGCTGTCATACAAACTATGGGCAAATATGTAGTTCAAAACGACCACATTGAACAGTGTAGCCGAACAATTTGGTCAAAACATTAACAGCCTGTCAACGTGTGTTCGTGATGAAATATCCATTTTTCAATCCCATTTGATTAAAACTCACACTcagccgcacacacacatcgaaggTACgtaaaaaggtgtgtgcactGTGTAGTGTATTTTCCCACCGCCCAAGCAAGGTAGAAAACTGTGCACTACGTGTGGAAAGTTCACAGTCAAGTGATTCGCTGCCGGAACGAGTTGGGTTTTTCGTGCACGCGGTGCCGGAATACTGCTTTATCCGACAAAAGGTATTAAAACCGTCTCCATCGGTGCCGTTGTGGTGTTGTGGGGAGTGCAAGCATAGCAAGGGAAACGTGTGCAAAAGTGCTACTGCTCCACTGTTCactccaacagcaacagcaaagatTGCTCCAATTTGTGGCTGTGATCTAATTTTGTCTCCCAGTTTCATCAATGGATTAAAATCTGGTCGCACGCAGTGAAGACCCAAGTTAGAAAAGACTGTTcatacggttttttttatggctgCCTCTGTTTTACCTCCGTAGCAGTTTTCGGTTCAATGAATCGGCTTTGGTTGTGTGGGAAGTGTGTGAAATAGGCACCAGGAACAGGAAAAGACATCgcattcatttttgtttttttagttgcAGTTTTAGTGTGGTaagatttcttttcttctatCTTCTTCACGGTTGTTTTAAAGTCCggaaagtgtgcgtgtgtgtgcaacaTACGGCAAAAGAAGAATTTTCTCTCCCTTGTGGGTACGGTGGGACCGTTGTCCAAAAATAATACTCGCCTCAACCGTATGTGTATTTTTCGCTGCACACACGCTAGTTTGTTTGTAGTTGAAGAGTGCAGATCTACCGTGCATGgggtgcgcgcgtgtgtgtgtgtgtggcgctATCGTGTTACCGTATCGAAGTATGCGTTAATCGTTCCATTTTCGGGTGTGAATATTGTACTGGCATGTGCGAAGAACCATGAATGATTTGGTGtacgggtgtgtgcgtgcgtgtgagaatgaatatttatgtgaACATAACTCGACGTCGGGGAACATCTTTACCATACAATGCACATTTCCCACCATTTGGACTGCATCGTGTCGGTGTTGACTTCACCTGCAAATGCAGTGGTAGTGTGTTAGTGAGGCGGTGTTCAACAATTGAGCAAGGGTTTTaatcaaacagcaaaaagaagCGGGAAGCCGTGCGCGTGAATAAAACCAGGTGCGCGCGTGCGTTTCGTAAATAGAAGTAATAATAATGACAGTGGACAACTCGGCGGATGGAGAATAATTTCCGGTTTGTGGTAAAGATGGAACCACCTCCTACGCGCTTTGTGCTAAATAAATGTTCCAAATGTTATTTTCATCTATTTTTATATTCtcttacgtgtgtgtgtttgtgtgtttgtgtgctttttaacataattttattctaCCTACTTAAGTTATATCACATGCTGCAGAGTACAACTGCTTCAACTTGCCGGCAGGCTTTTGGTGTGTATACTTTGATCTCCAACGGAAGTGAAATCGATAGCCGTGGGGTTGATATAAAGTGagaacaagctgttgagaaTGCAGTAATTATCGTCGGTGTATCCAAGCAACTCGTCcgcgttcctttttttattaataaaacaccACCGCGATGTTACAGTGTCGATGGTTGTTCATGTATAACGCCACTTGCTAATTTCGTCACCGGCGCCTAACCCTGGCACTGTGCGCttgtgtgcgttttggtgagtgcggttgaaattttctttttatgccTAAGGACGGGTCGTATTGCTTGAATATATTGGAACCGAAAGGTACAATGAATATTAGTTTTTGGGGGCAAcaattttcatcacaaaatTTCACTACACAGGGAAAAGCAaacgtagcagcagcaacatcaactgATCAAGTGAAAACAAGTGtccagtgtgtgtttttgacaGGACATGAGATAGTGCGCACGTCCAGCTGGCAAGTGTTGTGCTGTACTACATTCATCATAGTAGTCGATTTGCCGGGTTTGTTCTCAGTGTTTAACATTCGTCGAATCGAACACAGTACCCAGTTGCGAGTTGTCCAAATTTATCCCATCCCGGCCCACTGAGGGATTCTGACCTACAGTGTTGTTAGAAAAAGCGGCAGACCACAACCCAAGAAAACGGTGGGAATTCAACCTCTATCGGAGCGATCtaagtagcagcagtagcagcttCCCGGACAAACCAGAGCCGGGGTTCGTACTCACGAGCCAACTACCAACCATCCAGTCGTAAAGAACCAGCAGCTGCAAAATGGGCGACTATACGTTGGACGTGGATAATCTGATCCAGCGGCTCCTGGAAGGTAAGGAAATTGCGCAATCTTCTCGTTGCCTTGTCTCTGGCTCATTCTCAATTTTCATGAAGCTCACACATAACTCACCGAAGAACTATGATGCAGGAGGGTATAGTACATCCCCAAGAACTTACCCTCCTCGTCATGTCGCAACACTCGTTTCTTTTCAtaatacaccaccaccattcctCCCCTTCCCCATAGTATTCATCCTCCATGCCACCCCGGCAAGATGGTCGGCAAAAGGGGCTCTCCCTCATAGTTGGGTGATCAAGTTTAACCCGCCGTGgagttccatttttattcGGACATTTCCCTGCTTAAGCGAAACCTTCACATTTCTAGTGTTGCTCCACTCGGGTGTGTATGTGGCGGATGTGGCGTGTATGTGCGCCGTTTGtatttcccttcacttttcactttcttcctaTTATATTCCTATATCATCGTTCGTCGTTTTCGTGTTCATGTGGTTAGAAAAGGTCgtttttcattcaacatttGTCGCCATTGAATCACAGGAAAATTCTTcgctttttatttccctttcccaGTGTCCCTAATTCGTTCGGTGTTCATTTGCTTTCTTACTTTGGTTGTTACATTCCACATACgtttttattccctttttcGTCTGTCACTTTTAAAAGTTTCATTACTTCACTGTAAGTTCTCTGTGTTTAGCACAAGTAAACttcctttcatttcacttAAAAACTCCTCCTTGttcttttttggttgttttttgaaaaaaaaatcaaagaattTACTCATCAAATCCGGTTTTAAAGCTTGCGTTTTAAAAAGCTTCAAATGCTCTGTGCAATCCCTCTTGCCATTAGTGTTGATTTCGCGACTCCGTGTGGCCATGGCGGCAAAGAgttaaataattgttaaaaCTCACTCACTCGGATGTAATGCACTGTActgagaggttttttttccaacataaACCGTACCTGCTGATCAGATGGCCATATGTCAACGAACGAAACAAGTGATAACCGGGTCGGCACAAGGTCAGGTGAATTCTGACGAAGTGGTTGGGTAGAATTCTCCATTAGAAGGTatccaaattttttttaacgggtTTTTGGTAACGTGTGGCATGATGAAGCATGATCACTTATCGTGGTCCCATTCGCATCAGTTGGATTCGTTCTGTTCTCCAGTGATGATTTTGTTATGGTTATAGGCAGCTCACAATACATAACATTCTCACTGGTCCCTCTAAAAAAAGAGCGTCGTTGAAACTGTAAGAAGCCAAAAGCATataacgaaacaataaaatcacTAATCAGACGAAGCGGTTTGATTGTCATATGTCTAAGCGAGGTTTAAATCGCTTGCATACGTCAATAATTACTTGGTGTCAATTGTTAACTAACAGCGAGAACTTAGTTACACCCTTTTGCTAAtaatggccggaatcatactgtAAGCCTGTTTTTcattgtatgcgttttgacgtttccaggcttatccgcttacagctccccaTGGAAATGGCAAgtcaagttaagcctaggaaagaaggattagattgtttACCTAATGAAAGCTTCGGTCAGCTGCAcgacaaatgtcaaagcaAACCAATTTTGCTAGCAGGTCTGAACCTGTGGTCATGTGTCCTGTGTGTTAGAAAtttcaagtattttttttacgaaaacataaaaaaccagatttatttattgttttaaactatttcaatttaaagttCAATTGCTTAACTTCAAtcgattttgattttgaactTGTAGTTCCGTAAACATGAAATTTTGTACTGCTTATGTCAAAATATTATGTACTGTATTTAATGATACAAGCTTCGAAATACGAGGATTTTTGCCGGGTtttagcggtccgctatagtAGCGTAtgtcggggactgcctgtacctggattatttgacagatacaggttGAAGGCTTAAGTTTTctaacttatggtatgatctgtCCCAATATCTTAAATGTATTAGCTATAGTCTTGATGAACCACTTTTTGATGGACTTAAGTGCTTCaacaacaaatatttgttattGCAACTATTTATATAACATcatcataattaaaaaatcatgaaagAATACGTTTGCAAAGGTgttataaattgtttaaaaatatttgaaaatcaAGTAAAGGCCAACTCCTCCCTTCTGTGTGTCACGAAGTCCTCTGGCGTATTGGGATATTCAACCCCAAATgcttgaaaatttaataaacccCTTTCTGGTGACCGTTGCGTGTCGACCGCGTCAAAAATAAAAgagtgtaactttttttttgtgtgtgctggttCAAACACATTCATTTCGAAGCACTCAAGCCAATGTTCACTGGCCAGTGTTATCACATCATCGTTTGTATGTTCAGCGCGCTTACCATACCACaccaaaattaataattaaaatgctcGTTAGGTTTTTCGATTGATGGACCGACGTGTGTCTGTCGTTATCGGGCGCCGATCGATGGAAGTACCCAATATCGCCTGCACGGTTTCGTACGTATCGTGAGAGCGAGGGTAGCGAGGGACCTGACCGTCGTCCTTGGGCGAGTCGACGAGTGTCCTTCGGTTGACCGAATCCCGGTATTGGGGTGTGGATTGCCGTAGATTATCCGTTACTGATCCCTCGGACGAATGTATACTGACGGTGCAAGTGTTATGAAGCGATGGGCTTTTTCCCTTCCTCCCTGTCGCTCGGTGGGAAAAGCTTACTTCATTACGCTTTTATTATCATACCCATATTTTGAGCTGCGCGCTCCTATCGTACACcctgtttatttgctttcccaGTGTTTATTTATCTCCTGACAATACGTATACAATAAACAGGGCACGATTGAATCGTGAACCGTTTGGGAATCGCCCAAAAATCTCCCCTCATCCCCACCGTATGCAGCCGCTTTTGCGAGGAGCTGTTTTGGTTCTGTTTTGCTAAATCGAAAcgggaggaagaaaaataaccCAACCATTCGTCCTCACTGTCTCACGATTGCCTTCGAGTGTTCGATATGGCGCGAGAGCGTGTATTTTTGCTGGTGACCGTGAACGTAACATACATGCTGGTTTGCCCCGTTCTCGTGCTTGTAGAAGGGCGAATAAGTGCGGGGGAAGGGGCGCTAATGTTGCATGTGTTGCAGATGTAGTCCCGATGCCACGGGCACTATTATTGACTTCAATTGAttgggaaatatttttatcgCGCGCCAATCGATTTTGCGACTTTTGAACTTGTTATTTTCGGCTGCTTTTACAGCGCCGACCGGGGTTCTATATGTGTGGCAGCTTTGAACGTTGATGGTGGGGTAGAGcggcggttttttttaagggaATATGATATGGATTGTTGATCGAATGCCAATGTTTGTgctatggtttttttttgttgaaaatatgCTAAATCTGCCTCCCATGTGCCACGACGATTATCGCTGTCAAGGGTAATTAGACAACCATTATGTGTCTTACTATTGTTCTGCAAAGATCGGCTCT
This region of Anopheles marshallii chromosome 2, idAnoMarsDA_429_01, whole genome shotgun sequence genomic DNA includes:
- the LOC128707844 gene encoding uncharacterized protein LOC128707844 produces the protein MADFDWNDHHRQQVLQGRQILERTSASLARSNQIAIETEHTGHEVINELEVQRESLLRSQRRLESANDDLSKSGAIIRAMKRNVLYNKLILIMIIVMEVVILAGMLALKFM